The DNA window GAGGGCGCAATGCCGAGCGCGCGCGCCGTCCGGTCAATCCAGCGCGGCGGGCCCTCGATCTCGCCGAAATTGCCGATCGGGGTTTCGTCCAAGACCACGTGTCCGGTGCCGTCGCTCCACTCGCTGCGGAATTTCTCGTACTGGAAGCTGGGCGCGAATCCCAGCGCGCTAAGGATTCCGTGCATGCGCTCGCCGTTCTCGACCCCAGTTTCGGTCTCGACGCGCGTTTTGTGACGCCCCGCGAGGCCGGGCGCCTTGTGTGTCAGCGTCCATCCGTCGCCGTACTTGCGCAACCTCAGCAGCTCGCCGCGCTGGCGCAGAACCGCGCCCGGCAGGTCGTACAGAGTGTTCATCTCGTGCGTGCGCGCGGTCTGGCGGCGGAAGCGCAGTGCGCGCAGCTTGCGCTCGAGGGCGCGCAGGTCATCGAGCGCGAACTTGATTTCCACTTCCTTCGGCGACGCCATTGCCGGAAGCATACCATCCCGCTTTGCCGTAAGATGTCGGGCCGGGGAACCAAGGACTTAGGGATTAGCAATTAGCGCAGGCCGGGTCCGGTCAGGCTTTGTCATTCCGAGCGCAGCGAGAGCCTGCCCTGAGGGAAGTCGAAGGGAATCTGCTTTAGCTAATTGCTAATTGCTAATCGCTAATTGCTCGACCAAGGAGCTCCACATGAAGAAAGCTTTTGTCCTGATCACGATCAGCGTCCTCGCAGCGACAGCCCTCTCCGCTCAAGCCGCGCCCAAGAAGGGCGGAGCGCAATCCGCCCGCCGCTACATCAATTTGCCGAAGCCGGTCCAGGCGCCCTTCAGCGACGCTGTGCTGGCCGGCAACACCCTCTACATCGCGGGGCGCATCGGCGTCGATCCCAAGACCGGCAAGCCGCCCGACGACATCGAGCAGGAGGTCCGCATCCTGCTCGACGGCTTCAAGTCGGTGCTCGCCGAGACCGGCATGACCATGGACGACCTCGTCTTCGTCCAGGTCTTTTGTCCCGACCTCTCGCTCTATGGAAAATTCAACGACGTCTACAAAACTTATTTCGGAAAGGACTACCCGGCGCGCGCCTTCGTCGGTTCCGGCCCGCTGTTGCGCGGCGGACACTTCGAGATGAATGGCATCGCGGTGAAAAAATAAGCTCTCAGCTGTCAGCTCTCAGCTTCGATCAAAGCGCGGTTAGCTGACAGCCGATAGCTGAGAGATGAAGGCTTTACAATAGAGCCACCATGAAACGGTTCGCGTTCATCGCTGCACTGTTGTTTGCCCTCGCGCTCCACGCGGACGACAAAGTTGCAACCCTGAATTTTCTGGTGGTGAGGGCGGAGAACGGCAAGCCCATCCGCAATGCCTCGATCGTGCTGCATCCGGTTTCCAAGGATGGACGCCAGAAGCACGCCGGCTACCAACTCAAGACCGATCCTGACGGCAAGGCGAGCTTTGACGGCGCGCCCTTCGGCAAGTTACGCGTGCAGGTGCTGGTGCGCGGGTTTCAGACCTACGGCGAGGATTTCGAAATCAACCAGCCGACACAGGAAATCACGATCAAGCTCAAACGCCCGCAGGGCCAGTATTCGATTTACGACGACAAGCCGAAGCAGGAAGAAAAAAAGCCGGCAGAGAAACCAAAATAGTACCCAGTACCGAGTACCCAGTACCGAGCAGCCTAGAATACGTTCCTACTGGGAACTCGCTATTCGAACTGTTTCAAAAGTCGTTCTTGGGAAGGGCACGGCGGAACCTGTCCCGAGCGAAGCCGAGGGAGCCATGCCGCCGAGCCCGCAAGAATGCTGGGCTTTAGCCCCTGAGGGACATTTTTCCTGAGGCGAAGATCTATTTTTTGAAACCAGTTCTAGTACGCAGTACCGAGCAGCCTACCTTACGTTCGTGCTGGAAACTCGGTACTCAGTACTCGGTACTCGGTACTAGGTACTCGGTACTCGGTACTAGGTACTCGCTTCACAAAATCTTCCGCAACTCCCGCCGCAAGATTTTCCCCGACGGGTTGCGCGGGATCGCGGTGACGAAGCGCACCTCGCGCGGCTGTTTGTAGCCGGTCAGGCGCTCGCCCACGTAGCCGCAGATTTCTGCCTGCGTCTTCTCGCTGGACGGGAACCCCTCACGCAGCACGATAAACGCGCAGGGAATCTCGCCCGCCGCTTCGTCCTTCCTGCCGACCACGCCGCAGTCGCGCACCGCCGGATGCTCCAGCAGCACGCTCTCCACCTCCGCCGGCGCCACCGGAAATCCCTTGTACTTGATCATCTCCTTGCGCCGGTCCACGATGTAATACAGGCCCTGCTCGTCCATGCGCGCCACGTCTCCGGAGTAGTACCAGCCGTCGCGCACCACGTCCGCGGTTGATTCCGGCGCGTTCCAATATCCCAGCATGAATTGCGGCCCGCGCATCACCAACTCGCCGATCTCACCGGCGCCGACCTCGGTTTCCAGTTCGCCGAGCAGGCGGCAATCGGTGAGCGCCACCGGCTGCCCGATGGAAATCGGGTTGTACAGCGGGCCGTGCTCGAATCCCACATGCGTCACCGGCGACGCCTCGGTCATGCCGTATCCTTGCGCGATCTTCACCCCGGTGAGCGCGGTGAAGCGCTTGGCCAGTTCCGGGGCCAGCGGCGCCGCGCCCGATTTCACCCACTTGATGCGGTGATCGCGGGGGAACTCGCCGCGCTCCGCCGCCTGGCAGAAGATGTTCAGCACCGGCGGCACCAGTGGCATAAACGTGATGCCTTCCTCGGCGATCAACTGCAGGGCGCGAACCGGATCGAAGCGCGGCATCAGCACCACCGTGCAACCCAGCATCAGGCACGGGTTCAGCACTACGTTCAGCCCATAGATGTGGTACAGCGGGAGAAAACACAGCCCGGTTTCCTGCCCGGTGAACGGCGCCGCATGGGGACCGATCAGTTGGTAGACGTTGGTCACCAGGTTGGAATGCGTGAGCATGACGCCTTTGGGCAGGCCGGTGGTGCCGCTGGAGAAGGGAAGCGCGGCCAGGGTCAACTCCGGCGGCTTCTCCGGCGAAGGCAGAGGCGCCGTGACCGGCCGCAGCAGCTCGGAAAAGTCGCTCGCGCCCGCCGCCGCGTGGCGCGCGGTGTACACCCGCGCCAGGCCCGGCAGTCCCTGAAGATTGATTTCCGCGATCAGAGCGCCGTCGGTAATCAGGACTTTGGCGCCGGAATTCTCCAGTTGATAGCGGACCTCGCGCTCTTTGTAGCTGGGATTCAGCGGCGACGGGATCGCGCCCGCCAGCGTCGTCGCATGATAGGTCGCGGCGAACTCCCAGGTATTCGGCAGAAAAATGCCGACGCGATCCCCCGGCTTCACTCCCGCCGCCACCAGGCCGCGCGCCAGCCGCTCCACCGTCTCGCCGTACTCGCCGTAGGAAATCCGCCGCGCCGCCGTGTACGACGTGTCAAGGAACACCGTCTTGGCGGCGTATTTGCGGCACGCGCTCAGGATGGCGTTGTGCACGAACACGCCCGCCGGATCGGCGTACAACTCCGTCCGCAGCCTTTGAGGATTCAACTGCGATGAAGAAGACATTTGATTTGGCAATTTAGTAATTTCGTAATTTGGCAATTGAAGTCATACTCGCAGGTTGCGAGAGCCGCAGTACATCAGCAAACTACGAATTTACCAAATTACAAAATTACGAAATTACCAAATACAAGAATTACCGCGCTGCCAGCTTTTTCAAGAACTCCTCTTCATCCATGCTGTACTTAAACGCCTTCCGCCCATTGATGAAGACGACGGGGACTTCGTCGTTATATTTCTGCCGCAGCTCCTCATCCTGGTCAATGTCCACCTCGCGCCAGGTGAACCGAGCGCGATGGGTCAGCCCCTCCAGCGACTCCTTCACCACTTCGCACAGATGACAACCTTTGCGGGAATAGAGAATGACCTCGTGCGTATCCATGCGCTCAAGCCGAACAATAAGAAACTTGTTCTGTAGGCCCCGGCGCCCTCGCCGGGGCAGCACCTGACCAGCATCAAAGCTCTGCCGCGGCAGCCGCCCTCGGCTGCCGCAAGCGATCTGGCCACTGACCACTGACCACTAACCACTAGCCACTGGTCTTCAACTCCGCCACCTTCTGCCGCACTTCTTCCGCGAACATGGGCTCTTCCGCCTGCAATGACTCGAGGTTGATCTCGACGTTGGCGATCGCACCCTCCATCGCCGCCCGCGCCAGCGCCTTCGATACGGTCAAATCCGATGCCATCCTCGGATTGGTGATCGCACCCAGGCTCTCCGCAATCCGCCCTACCTCGCGCGCGCGCTCCGCCACCGCCAGCGGCACATTCGTTGCCTGCCGCAGAGCTTCATTGATCGCGCCATTTTTTCCGGCGGAATCCTTGGCCTGCTTGTAGGCCTTCACCACCGCGTCATACGACGCCGCGTCGGCATCAATCGCCGCCTTCATCTCTTCCCGCAACTGCGCCAGGCGCGCGATGGCTTCACTCAACTCGCGCTCGTGCTGGAGGTAATTCTTCTTGCCGCGCGACATGCCGGCCACCATGTGCGCCAGCGCCGCTGCCATGGCGCCCGCGGCAGCGGACGCGCTTCCGCCGCCCGGTGTGGCGGTGGGCGCTGCCAGTTGTTCGACGAACGGCTCCACGCCGGAGCGCAGCCCGCCGACGGATATCTTGCCGCCCATCACCGCCGCCAGCCGGTTTTCCAAGATCAGCGACGAATCAAAATTCTCCACCTGGAGGAACCACTCGGCGGCGTCCTCCAGCGCCTTTTTCGGGATCAGCCCGACGATTTCGCTGAACGCCGGCAGCACGCCATAACGCGCCGCCTCGCGCTTCACGTACTCGAAGACGCGCGCGATCGGGGTCTGCTCGAAGTCGGTCAGGTTCATGGAAACCTGCGCCAGCCCGCGCACCGGAATCCCCATGCCCTTCACGTAGCGCAACCCGCCATTGGAGAAGCGCACTGTCTTGGCGACTTTTTGCGCGATTTCCACGTCCGGCGTGTTGAGGTAAACGTTGTAAGCGATCAGGAATTTGCGTGCGCCCACCACGGTTGCGCCCGCCGTCGGGTGCACCCGCGGCTCGCCGAAATCGGGCTGGCGCGCCGGATTGGTCGCGATCTCGTCGCGGATGCCCTCGAACTGGCCGCGCCGTATGTATTCCAGGTTCTGCCGCTCGGGCCGGGTCGCGGCCGCTTCATAGAGATAGACGGGGATCTGGAACCGCCGCCAGATTTCTTCGCCCACCTTGCGCGCGATGGCCACGCAGTCTTCCAGCGTGACCCCGTCAATCGGAATGAAGGGAATGACATCGGCGGCGCCCATGCGCGGATGCGCGCCCTGGTGTTGGGTGAGGTCAATCAGTTCGGCGGCCTTGCCGACGCCGCGAATGGCGGCCTCGCCGATGTGCTCGCGGTCGCCGGCCAGCGTGATCACGCAGCGGTTGTGGTCGGCGTCCATTTCCCGGTCCAGCAGGTAGACTCCGGGGACCTTCATGGCCTCGATGATGGCGTCAACCTTCGCCTGGTCGCGACCCTCGGAAAAGTTCGGTACACACTCAACCAGCGTGGACATAGCCGATTAGGATACATCGTCGTCGGTTTTCGGTTATCGGTTTTCGGTTGCGCCGTAACCCGAGAACCGCAAACTGAAAACCGACAACCGTAAACCGTAAACCGAGAACCCGTCGCCCCTGTACTAAGGTGACTTCGTCACTTTGGGCTAAGGGAAGCAACCTGCCTGCCTGCCCCGAATTTCCGCTACAATGTCAGCAGAACCGGGTTCCAACCAAAAGCAGGAAAGCACCATCGGGATGGGACCATTCCCACGAGGTCGCATGAAGCGGATTATTCTTTGTCTTTGCCTGTTGCTGCTGGCCGGATTGCCCTTGGTGGCGATGCCGCTGGGCACGTCGGCGCGCGTGGTCATTCCCGCCGACATCCAGCAGATCATCTCCGTCGATTACCGGGCGCTGAAAAATTCGCCCACCGCGCTGGCCCTGAAGGCGCGCGTGCTGCCCGACCAGCTCAAGGAGTTCGAAACTGCGCTGCGCGGGTTCGGCATCGATCCCGACAACGACGTCGAGCAGCTCACCTTCGCCTCGTTTCGCACCAAGAAAGAGGTCCAGATCATCGGACTGGCGCAGGGAACCTTTCCCACCAAGAAGATCCTGGCGCGCATGAAGGTCAAGAAGATCAAGCCATTGAAGTACCGCACCAGCGACCTGTATTCCATGCCCGGCGGGCAGGAGATGACCTTCCTCGACGACTTCACCATGCTGTTCGGGGAGCACGCCGCGGTGCAGGCGGCTCTCGACGCCCGCGACGGTGAAGCCCCCGCCCTGGGCAGCAATTCCGCCGTCACCGACAACATCGCTGCCGTGGATTCCGGGCCGGTATGGAGCGTCCTGGACGCGCAGGGCACGCAGAACCTGCTGCACTCCACCCTCGGCGATGCCGCCAAGCTCGCCGACTACGAGATGGTGCGCAAGCGCCTGCTCGGCTCGCGCTACACCATGGAATTCAACAACGGCGTGAACTTCAACCTGAGCGTGGTGACGTCCGATTCCATGACCGCCGCCACCCTGTCGTCGCTGGTCCAGGCCGGCGTCTTGTTCCGCAAGATGAACGCGCAGGGCGTGGAGAAGACCGCGCTGGACAGCGTCACCGTGAATTCCGACAGCGCCAACCTGAAGCTGAACTTCAAGTCCGACGAGAAAAAGTTCCAGTCGCTGGTGCAGTCCGACCTGTTCGCGTCGGTGATTAAGTAGAGAGCTGCGAGTTGTGGTTGTGGGTCTTGATGTCCGCGGTCTAACTCTGCTTCCGGGTTGATTCCGAAAACCTGAAGGGCGTCATCCTGAGAAGTAGCCGTCAGCCATCAGCTCTCAGCGGAAACGATGACACTCTGCCCCTCTCCGCCTGCAGAGTTGCAGGTGAACTCGTACAACTGAAAGCTGAGAGCTGACAGCTATTTCTTCAGGATCGGGTTATACCCGTCGGCGATCAGCTTGGAGCGGGTCGCTTCCGCCTGCTTCATCTCCGCAAACGGTCCCACTTGCACATGATAAAACTTGTCATTCGGCCCGCTGGTGGTAATGACGGGATAACTCTTCTTGCGCAGCGCTTGCACCAGCGCTTCGGCGTCGTCCTGCTTGGAGACCGCGGCCACCTGAACCATGTACCCGGAGCCGAGCATCCCCGAACGGTGCATTTCCGGCGTTACCGGCTTGGATTCCGCCGTTCGGGTGGTCACTCGCGCAGCCGCAGGCGGTGCCGGCGGCTCCAGCTTTGCCTTGGGCTCGTTCTGCTCCACCGCTTTATAGAAGGTCAGCTCGTCGGTGGTGGACTTGGGCGCCGTTTCCGGGCACGCGCCCGGAGTGGCGCAGTCGGGCTTGATTGTGGCCTCGGCCCGCGCCGACGATGGCTTCGCTTCGGCGCCCACGACGGCGGGGACGGTGGTGGACGCGGCCGCAACCGGTTCCGAGCGGCGTCCCAGCGTAAATCCCAGGCTGAAGAACAGCGCGCAAACGATCACCAGGCCAAAAAACAGGCCCAGAAGGCGGCCTGTGCCGAGCGTGACTTCGTCATCCTGATTGGTCATCTCCACTCCGAAAACTGGAACTCGACTCGCCACGCCTTCCGTCTTATGTCCGCCACTAACACCTGAAGCCCGAAGCCTGCTACGCTCCCGCCGCGGGTTTAGGTTCCTTGGTGCGCTGATCCAGCAGCGCTTGCAAGCCTTTCAACAGGTCAATCGGCAGCGGGAAGACGATGGTGGTGTTCTTTTCCACGCCGATCTCGGTCAGCGTCTGCAGGTAGCGCAACTGGATGCTGGTCGGCTCGGTGGCGAGCAGGTGCGCCGCATCGACCAGGCGCTGCGCGGCGGAGAACTCGCCTTCGGCGTGGATGATCTTGCTGCGCTTCTCGCGTTCCGCCTCCGCCTGCTTGGCCATGGCGCGCAGCATGGATTCCGGCATGTCCACCTGCTTGACCTCGACGTTGGCCACCTTCACGCCCCAGGGCGCGGTGTGCTGGTCGAGAATGCTCTGGATGCGCAGGTTGAGCTTGTCGCGGTGGGAGAGCAGCTCGTCGAGTTCGACCTCGCCCAGCACCGAGCGCAGCGTGGTCTGCGCGAACTGCGAAGTCTGGTAGAGGTAGTTCTTCACCTCGACGATGGCTTTCCGCGGATCCACCACGCGCAGGAAGATAACGGCGTTCACCTTCAGGGTGACGTTATCGCGGGTGATGATGTCCTGCGGCGGGACCTCCAGCGCCTCCTGCTGCAGGGAGGTGCGGACCATCTTGTCCACGGGCGCAAAGACAAGAAAGATGCCGGGTCCCTTGGGCTCGGGCAGCAACCGCCCCAGGCGGAAGATGACGCCGCGCTCGTACTCGGGAAGGATTTTGATGGAGTTGAGGATGTAGAGAACAACGATGGCGATTGGAATGAATGTGAGCGGATTCATATCTTTGCTCCGCCTCCGCAGCGCGCAAACGATGAAGTCATCTGCGCGAATTGTAGCAGCATTCGCCCGGCTGGATGTCGGCGATTCGCCGCCGTGCAACCTTGGGAGTAACGATGGCCGGTTGGATCGGCTTTCCGTCCGTCGCTGAGGGAATTGTGCTGTTAAACATGATGCGCCAGAACTTCCATTGGCCATCGGCTTGCCGTTTCACAATTCCAGGATTTCGCCAGGCCGGTCTTTCGACGCTGCCGCCGGCCTGATCCAGCGGGCGCGGGCGGCGAGCCACTCCCTGCGGGACGAATTTCAGGATGCTCGCATTCTTGACTATTTTGGAACGCTCACCAAAACGGCACAACACCTCATATCCAGGCATCCTTACTCCGCCCCTTCCCACTCGATGCGTGCTATCTCTCGTATGCCGTGCCGCGCTCTTCCACCACCGACTCAACCCCGCCGATTGGCCAAGGCAAGGCTGCAAGAACTGCGCCGTGGGTTTCTTTCTGCGCGCATAAGACAGATCTTGCCGGACAAGCGCATTCCACCTTGCGACCCGCTGCGAGTTCGGCCGCGAAACGTCTTGCGGTCCGTGGCCGGCCACTTGCATCTCGTGTCCACCGGATATCTAGAACATGAAGCCACTGACGGCCGTGCAGCATGTGCGCAGAATGCGGGGCGGATCGCAAGCACAGCTTCTT is part of the Terriglobia bacterium genome and encodes:
- the ftcD gene encoding glutamate formimidoyltransferase, encoding MSTLVECVPNFSEGRDQAKVDAIIEAMKVPGVYLLDREMDADHNRCVITLAGDREHIGEAAIRGVGKAAELIDLTQHQGAHPRMGAADVIPFIPIDGVTLEDCVAIARKVGEEIWRRFQIPVYLYEAAATRPERQNLEYIRRGQFEGIRDEIATNPARQPDFGEPRVHPTAGATVVGARKFLIAYNVYLNTPDVEIAQKVAKTVRFSNGGLRYVKGMGIPVRGLAQVSMNLTDFEQTPIARVFEYVKREAARYGVLPAFSEIVGLIPKKALEDAAEWFLQVENFDSSLILENRLAAVMGGKISVGGLRSGVEPFVEQLAAPTATPGGGSASAAAGAMAAALAHMVAGMSRGKKNYLQHERELSEAIARLAQLREEMKAAIDADAASYDAVVKAYKQAKDSAGKNGAINEALRQATNVPLAVAERAREVGRIAESLGAITNPRMASDLTVSKALARAAMEGAIANVEINLESLQAEEPMFAEEVRQKVAELKTSG
- a CDS encoding AMP-binding protein, whose product is MSSSSQLNPQRLRTELYADPAGVFVHNAILSACRKYAAKTVFLDTSYTAARRISYGEYGETVERLARGLVAAGVKPGDRVGIFLPNTWEFAATYHATTLAGAIPSPLNPSYKEREVRYQLENSGAKVLITDGALIAEINLQGLPGLARVYTARHAAAGASDFSELLRPVTAPLPSPEKPPELTLAALPFSSGTTGLPKGVMLTHSNLVTNVYQLIGPHAAPFTGQETGLCFLPLYHIYGLNVVLNPCLMLGCTVVLMPRFDPVRALQLIAEEGITFMPLVPPVLNIFCQAAERGEFPRDHRIKWVKSGAAPLAPELAKRFTALTGVKIAQGYGMTEASPVTHVGFEHGPLYNPISIGQPVALTDCRLLGELETEVGAGEIGELVMRGPQFMLGYWNAPESTADVVRDGWYYSGDVARMDEQGLYYIVDRRKEMIKYKGFPVAPAEVESVLLEHPAVRDCGVVGRKDEAAGEIPCAFIVLREGFPSSEKTQAEICGYVGERLTGYKQPREVRFVTAIPRNPSGKILRRELRKIL
- a CDS encoding slipin family protein, translated to MNPLTFIPIAIVVLYILNSIKILPEYERGVIFRLGRLLPEPKGPGIFLVFAPVDKMVRTSLQQEALEVPPQDIITRDNVTLKVNAVIFLRVVDPRKAIVEVKNYLYQTSQFAQTTLRSVLGEVELDELLSHRDKLNLRIQSILDQHTAPWGVKVANVEVKQVDMPESMLRAMAKQAEAEREKRSKIIHAEGEFSAAQRLVDAAHLLATEPTSIQLRYLQTLTEIGVEKNTTIVFPLPIDLLKGLQALLDQRTKEPKPAAGA
- a CDS encoding SPOR domain-containing protein, with the translated sequence MTNQDDEVTLGTGRLLGLFFGLVIVCALFFSLGFTLGRRSEPVAAASTTVPAVVGAEAKPSSARAEATIKPDCATPGACPETAPKSTTDELTFYKAVEQNEPKAKLEPPAPPAAARVTTRTAESKPVTPEMHRSGMLGSGYMVQVAAVSKQDDAEALVQALRKKSYPVITTSGPNDKFYHVQVGPFAEMKQAEATRSKLIADGYNPILKK
- a CDS encoding glutaredoxin family protein, with the translated sequence MDTHEVILYSRKGCHLCEVVKESLEGLTHRARFTWREVDIDQDEELRQKYNDEVPVVFINGRKAFKYSMDEEEFLKKLAAR
- a CDS encoding RidA family protein — protein: MKKAFVLITISVLAATALSAQAAPKKGGAQSARRYINLPKPVQAPFSDAVLAGNTLYIAGRIGVDPKTGKPPDDIEQEVRILLDGFKSVLAETGMTMDDLVFVQVFCPDLSLYGKFNDVYKTYFGKDYPARAFVGSGPLLRGGHFEMNGIAVKK
- a CDS encoding carboxypeptidase-like regulatory domain-containing protein — its product is MKRFAFIAALLFALALHADDKVATLNFLVVRAENGKPIRNASIVLHPVSKDGRQKHAGYQLKTDPDGKASFDGAPFGKLRVQVLVRGFQTYGEDFEINQPTQEITIKLKRPQGQYSIYDDKPKQEEKKPAEKPK
- a CDS encoding class IV adenylate cyclase; its protein translation is MASPKEVEIKFALDDLRALERKLRALRFRRQTARTHEMNTLYDLPGAVLRQRGELLRLRKYGDGWTLTHKAPGLAGRHKTRVETETGVENGERMHGILSALGFAPSFQYEKFRSEWSDGTGHVVLDETPIGNFGEIEGPPRWIDRTARALGIAPSQYITDSYAQLFADWKTRTGSPAQEMTFSAVKRRK